The following is a genomic window from Perognathus longimembris pacificus isolate PPM17 chromosome 20, ASM2315922v1, whole genome shotgun sequence.
GCCTTCTGAGAATGCAACCAGAGGCAGCACTGCCCAGCTGCTGCCCATTTCTCCCGTGAGGCACACCCACCTGATAGTTTAAAGAATAACAAATGCAGCTATGGCTCCCAGGGTTAGGTCTGGCCTCTGCTGGGGTTTGCAGCCACCAGAGCATCTGCCTAACCACAGTGAAGGAAAGGGGCGTCATCAACCCAGCACAGGTGTGACCTAGGCTGGACACTGGGCTTGCAGAGAATGAGATCTGGGCGTGCCTTGTCAGCCTGTGCTATCAGTGGTCCTCAACCCTGCACTCTGGGAAAGAGTTGAGGTGTGTGTGAAGTGGTGTGTTAACTGACTGCAGGGGGTCAGGAGAGTGgagggaggcccaggcccagaagcgGAAGTTTCCCAGGCAGcccctgtgtgcatggggactgccCTGCTCACTTCCTGCCACAGTCCTCCCATCCTCTGGGTCCCTAGAGCCTCCTCTACCCCTGCTTCCCACAAAGAGGTCCAGCCCAGGGGCTCTCCTAACCCATCACGCACAGCGGTGGATGTGGAGTTCTTGCCTCTCTCTCAAGCCTCACActgcctgcccctcccacccctccgcAGGCATCTTCTCCATCCTAGGGTGAACAGATAAGTGGCAGTCTTCCAAGGATGGTGGGGGCAGCGGATGGGGGTCAGCAGGCTCCTCTACCCATCTCCACCAAACTCCACTCCAGGTAAACCTACGGGTCAGCCAAAGAAGCCAACACTACCAGACCTCAAGGACTGCAAGAAATCAGGAAAAGCTCAAAGTTCCAGTGCCCGCTAGGATCACCAGGCCTATCCTCTCTGAGTCTCTAAGTCTCCCCCACTTCTCAGAGACAGCCTGGAGCCAGAGAGCAGGGTGCCACTGTGGGCTGAGGGcagcagaggtgagcaggaaagaAAGACTCATGCAAAAGTGGtggcttttatttccttcttgggCCAGCAATGGCTTCCCACTGCTGGCTGACAGACCTGGACGCTTTGGGGGAGGAGCAGGCAGGGCAGAGGCAGGGGAGCCCTGTGGGCTCCAGACCAAGGTTTAACCTGAGAGGTTGGGGCTGAGGGAAGCCAGGGCATGGCCACCCCCGTGGAAAGAGCAAATAGGAGGTTACTAGTGCTCAGAGCTCAGCTGGGAGCAAATGAGAGCAAAAGCAACCAGCTGTGTTTCAGCTGGTCAGGAGGGCAGGCCGGATGCAGACCCCAAGCCCCCAGCAGCCCCTGCAGCAGAGGTCTGTATCCACGGTTCTGTCCAGCTGCTTCTAGTGGAGGACAACGCCCGTGAGGGGCTTAAATAGATGGGCAGGGGGCAGAGGAAGTAGCAAAATCAGAGGTGACTGTCCGGCCAGCAGGCCCCGCGCTGGGCCCCTGGTGGAGGGTGTGGAGCCCACACTGCTACCCACGTGGCCTGCAGACTcccctggtgggggaggggagggcgggtcCTGGCCCACCTCTCAGCGCAGGTGGGCGGTGCTTAGCGCAGGTCCTCCTCCTCGCCCTGGATGGTCTTCTTGATGCGAAGCAGCATGGTGGTGAGCCACTGGTCCAGCCTTGAGATGGAGTCGTACTCCTTCACCTGCGGGCACAGCAGCAGCCTGGCAGCGGCTCCCTCCCTGTCAGGCTTGGTCCCTGAGAAGGACACAAGCCAGACCTGACCAGCAGCCAGCTGCCTTTGTCTTGGCTATCCTGTCTTTATGGCTTAGAGAAAGAGGTTTCACCTTCCCTGgataaggaaagatggaaggagacCCAAGGGTGGCTGGAAAAGTTCGGTCCCTCTGGCCTGGGTGTGGGACCCTTCCTTGGGCCTGTCCTCAGGGCCcatggggtgggatggggttggtctccctccacatttatgggcTTCAATTCCTGAGGCACCCAGGGAGAGATGTGTGGCAGACACTTCTAGAAAAGCACATTAGGACCGGAAAGGACTGAGCAACAAAGATTCAGGACATTGTAGGAAAGGGAGAGCTACCCCATAGGGCGGGGACCAGCTTGCCTAACATGGTATGAACCCCAAATGCTCACTCTGGAGGCAGTCTGAACCCCAAGGGGGCAAGGTGAGTCCCCGTCCCATCTCAGTTCCaatgctgaggggctgggaatatggcctagtggcaagagtgcttgactcgtatacatgaagccctaggttcgattcccaggcaccccatatataggaaacggccagaagtgatgctgtggctccagtggcagagtgctagccttgagcaaaaagaagccagggacagtgctcaggccctaagttcaaggcccacgactggcaaaaataaataaataaataaatcatcagTTCCAATGCTGACACCTACAAAATTCCTAGCATCTCTTGGGTCTAAGCAAGGAATCTAGGGATGACCAGCAGAAATCACAGCCACAGCTCAGAGGTAAGGAGAGAGTGGAATCTGTGGGTCAGCATGCGGGAGGAGGGCAGCCTCCCCAGGAGCTCCGTGTAGGCCTGGTCACCGGCATTGTCCACTCACCGACTCCGTGTAGCTGTCCACATTCTGTTCCTCATGGGCATCTAGCAACTTCTACAACCAAATAGCAGGCCAGGCAGGGTCAggaccaggctggcctgggttaGACTCATGCACACATCATAGGGACAGAACCTGAAATGGGGGGGGTGCTTTCCCACAGAGATGGAGGGAAAGCAGGGCAGGACCCATGGTGGTATGGGTGCGAGACCCAGGCTCCCAGCCATGACTCAGGCCCATGGCTGCCCAGATGGTAAGAGGACGAAAAGAAGAGCAGTCAGCCCTCtgagaatgaatgaacaaagctAAGAGCACAGGCACGCAGGTTCTCTGCCTGGTGGTCCCACCCTGACCCCTCTAGGATCGTGGCTCCAGCGCTCACCTTTACCAGCTTGCATTCCCGGGAATCGGAGAAGGCTGGGAACAGTTCCTCATACTTCTGGACAGCAAGCTGAGcagcatggagggaggaaggggacaagCTAATAAAGACAGGTCACACTGGAGAGCTGAccatcacagtttggagccagcccaggcaggaaagtctgtgggactcttatctccaattaactaccagaaaaatgaagtggcgctctggctcaaagtggtacagctcgcttggagcaaaagaactcaggaacagtaccaggcccagagttcaagccccatgactggaaacaAACATCAAACTCATAGCTGTACCCTTGGAGCccacagggaagaaaggaggcagagaggggaGGCCAGACTCCAGAAAGACTATATACACCACAGAGCCCTGTGGTTGGGCCAAGGAGTTGCAGCCATACCCCATGCGGACCCCAGCTCTGCCACTGCCTCTCCCCAGCACTGAGCCTGTCTTGCCAGCAAGCACTGAAGATGGGTagggtgcatgcacacacatgtgataGTCACATGACCTGGGACTTGGTACCACAGCCATACACTGGGGTGACAGTGGGGGAAAGTGGAAAGAGCCTGGCACCATGTGAGCCAGCAGTTGGGAACCAACCAGTGAACCAGCCAGTGTTTCCTGCCCAAAAGCCAGGCCGAGGGAGCACAGCAAGCTGATGTGCGGTGATGGGGCTCACCTTGGCATTGAGCATGTCAATGCAGAAGTGGCAGAGAGCTGCCTTGAAGAAGTAGTCCTTGGCGCTGTACTTGAGGAGGGGGCTGTCCATGGCACTGGTCCCCACCTGTGCCAAGAGGAGTCAGCACTGGGAGTCAGCACAGCCGGACTAATGGCTAGGCACTGGTCCCTGTTGTTGGGACCTAATGGGCAGTCTGTGAGCCAGGGCACTGGCCTCTGGAGGCCACTAGTGGCAGTGACCAGGACGTGAGGAAAGCAGGGTGGGTGGAAGCTATAGGTGTCCAGGGACCTCCCAGCCACCCAAGATGGTGAAGACAAGTCACCTACTATCAACCCCATAGGAGGCTGGCACTCAGTGGGCAGATGGGTGGCAGCTGTGGGAACATGAGAGACAGTTCCCACCCCTTTCTCTCTGCTTGCCTCTCATGGCCAAGCCCAGCTCTCCCAACACAGGGAGGAGGCAACAGATGCTTCCTGTCACCCAATGGGGGACAAAGGACCCTGCTCTGCTACAATGGCTGATCTGCCCACTGCTAATGGACTGGTTGGGCAGTGGCTTCTCTTGGGCCTCAGCGGCTGCTATGAGAACACAGGCCACACCCAGGCCGGAAAGGTGCATCAGGTAGGGAAAGTAGCAGGACAGGGCCACtgggagggaagcaggaagaggaaTGGGGATCagtggcgggtggggggggtgtaCTGAGATGGCACCTGTTCATAGATGTCAATGGCCTTCTGGTACTGCTCCAGCTGAGCTGCGTAGCCCGCCACCTTCAGCAGACATTTGTTGGCTGAGCTGTGGGGAAGAGGGGGTGTGAGGCAGGGGGGTGGCAGGCCCTCCATCACCAAGGGTGGACAGGCAAGTGAGGGGCCTACCTGTTGGACTCCTCGCCTTTGTAATAGTCTGCAGACTGCTCATAGTGGGCGATCGCCTGAGGAGACACAAGCAGGCAGTGGGCACacactggggaggtggggggtagCCTTCTTCCTTCTCAGCCCTAGCCCTGCCCAGGATACAGAGGCCCCTGTGGCTAACTCCTGCCAGCACTGAGGTTACCAGTGGGCCCTGGGCAGAAGCCCCGGCACCAACACCCACTTACCTTCTCGATGTCCACCAGCTCCGTCTCATAGATCTCAGCAATGGAAGTGTGGTGCTTGGCTGCAATTGTGAATCGACCCTGGGGGACACAGGAGGCAGCTGTGGCAagagccccacccccactcagCCAGGCCTCCGCAGGGCTTGCGCAGGTAGGATAGGGAAGAAAGGAGTCCTGGCTGGCAAAGCCTACTGACTGGCTCCCTGCCTTGCCTAGCAGCTGCCCTGAGGGCTGGGCCTTCTCTGGGCTGAGATCCTGGCTTCCAGGAGGCGCTAACCATGGGACACCAGTGGGAAGGCCCAGCAACTGGTGTGTGCCAGACATATTCCTGCGGCTGGGATGTGTGCAAAGGAAAATggaacagagtcccagggaccAGAGGAGGAcccctcagcccagcccagctcaggtGATGCCATCCCCTGGGCTCTCAATTCCTGGTCTGCTCCTGAAGCAGGACAAGGAAGGTGCTGGAGAGAGGAGGATGAGATACAGCGGGAGCCAAGAGCCAATGCCTCTTACCATGTCGGTGTAGATTTCGATGGCTCTCATCAAACAATTAATGGCCTCTGGGGAGAGACAAAGGGGAGGGGCATGGGGGGatagagtgggggggggagggagggagagagagagaggtcattTTAGAGGATGCAATGGATGGGAGGCGGCTGCAGGAGCTGGTGGGCACTGACAGGCACACAGCTAGCTGCAAGGatgagaccccagccccaggaaagtgGGTGAGGTGGCTTTCTCTAGCACACTGGCACTCGTGGCGTTAGCTTCCCGAGGTCACCACCTTCCTGGTGGCTCCAGAGCCAACTCATCTGAGTGTTTCAAGCCAGACTCGCCAAAGCCCTGCTCTTCCATGACAGAGCTGCAGGCGTGGGGCGAGGTGACATCTGAGGTTGTGCAGGAGGCAGTGGGTTCTACCTGGGCTCGGCCACCATGGTTGCAGCCTCTGTCCCCGCTGGACCTGGATCTCTGATGGCGGGAGACAGGAGGCCCTGAGCTCCTGGGCCTCAGTGTGGATGCCCCACAgtcttttcttctccctgtcTCAGCTGGTGACCCCCCAACCTGCCTCTACCACCCACTGGTGCTTCAAATGGCAAGCTTCACCAAAAAAAGCCCAACAAGCTGGCTGGGAGGTCTGGGCGGtggtgaggaggaagagggctGCCTTCGTTGTGCCAGCTCTCGCGAGAGAGAGCTTCAGGAAAAGCATCTTTTACTTTGACCAGTTATTTGGGGGAGAGTGAAGCATGAGTGGGAGGCATTTTCTAGCAGATAGAAATGAGCTCTCTGGGTGAGGATCTTTTTTAGACACCACCGCTTTCGTGCATTTCAGGGGGAGGGAAAAGTGGGGAGGCACAGGGCAAAGAGAAGAGGGCCTGCGCAGACCACAGGGCCTGGCTGAGTGACCTGGGCTCACCAGCATGAGGGTGCTCCCAGCTctcaaggagctcaaggacaccaCACTCCCCTGGGAGCCCCCTGGCAGGCTCTCAGCCTCAGGCAACGCTGTGCCTGGGCTTTCAGGGGGCCACAACCTCACCCAATGCACATGAAAAGAGCACCCCTCTGGGGGCCTGTGAGGTCTGTGCAGCTCTGAAAGGTCTCTGGGGACCTGGGGAAGATTTGGAGGAAGCACAGCCTTCAGTAAGGCTGTGAAGGTTGATAGCAGGAAACctaagaaaataggaagaaacaGAAAGGGAGGCAGAGGAGATAGAAGAGTGGCCccagtgtgcgtgtgcacacacacagtataaCAGAGCAGGTCCAGAAACATCCCATGAGCTAGCAGGCAGCTGGGCCTAAGCCTAGATTTGGGGAAATGGGCAGTGAAAGCACCCACTGAGGGCCCTAGAGCCCTGTCCAGCCTGGCCCCTGCAGCCTAAGTGGTGAAGCTTGCTTCCCAGTAGCGGCTGCCATCCTGTTGGCAGGGCTCTGGTCACTGGCAGCTGAGGAGAACATGGAGTCACCAGGCCATGCCCCATTGGTATTGGCTCCATTCTCTAGGATGAGCTGTCTTGGAAAGTGGCAGGCAGCCAGCTGACACCCTGGCTGGCTCTTGGACAAGCCTCGGACCCCCTCATTACTATAGGCCTCATCATAGCCTTCCACGATCCAGCCTGGCCCAGCTCCCCTTCCCACCAGCCCTGCTCCGCCCACCTGGGTCTCCCCCAGAGAcctgaatgggggctggggaggttCAGGGCCAAGGCCCATGCTGCTCGCTCAGGCAGGAACTCTTTCTGGGCAGCTAGGAGCATTATAATAGGGTTAGAAGACACAAATATCTGGTATGTGGCAGGTGGCCGGGAATGGCAGTGCacagtgggggaggaggggcgtgggGGGCCAAAGCCTAGGCTCCCAGGCATACCTATACACTTGCCCCCATCCATCAAGAaggctggggaaggagggggggcagGAGGTTGACACCATGAAGCTGGCAGTGTGGTGAGGAGCTGGAAACCCCTGACAGCCACAGCCATAACCGCCATGCCGCCTCTGCAGAGGGAGGTGCCAGCATGAGTGATGACTGCGGTGCGTGGAGCGGCTGTGGGAGGCCTCTGGGAGACCCTGGGAGGAGCTGGCAGGCGAGGCTGGCTGGGTCCAGCTGGGTGAGGAGGCCAGCTGGAGGAGGGGTGGCCAGGGCTGTCTGTCACTACACACTAGGTGCACAGTACACATCTGTACACATCACAGCAGGTCTGTGCTTCACCCCTGGAGGAACCAGATATTCCTCGACCCGAGACCCCAGATCGGCCCTGTTCATAAGGCAGTTTCACCCCCTTGCAAATGCCTTCCTGCACTGGCCACATCAGGATGCCATGAGGTCATGGGGCTGTCACCCCTCCCAGCTGAGTCCTGGAGCTCCTGATATACCAGGCTTTTCTCCCAGCAGCACTCTGCTTTGCTCCCCCATGGGGGCTCTCTCTGTCCCTGCCAATGCTGCCCCTCAAAGGCACAAAGGCTGCAAGCACATCGCAGCCAGGCCCTGCCTACGGGAAGTGCAGGGGTCTGCTAGAAGCAAACACCATGCCAGGCACACACCACACAGCCTGGCAGCTGCCACCCCAGAAACAAGTCCTTCCAGTCACTCTGGATGGAGCAGCTGAGCGTCACGGATGCCAGGCTCATCTCCAGGCGACCAGTTTCCCAGGGGAACAGCAGGGAGGGTTGAGGGGAGGACTCTCTGCAGACACAAACCCAGGGTCACTCTGGGTCATCCAGTCACCTGCTAGGGCCCAGTGTTACCAGCCAAGCACATTTAAGCCCCACCCCATCACCAAAGTGCCCCTCCCTGCCTTCATCAGACCAAAGCCCTATCAAGACTCGACTTAGGCCCACATCTGTGAGATGCCAGCTATAGAGGAGTGACTGGTCAGCCCGGGGATAGAGAAAAGCTATTTGGCATACACACAGATCAAATGTCTCACTGGGAGCTGCGGGCAGTCTGGCAGGACGGTTGGGTCTGTGGCAATCCCACCCATGTGAAATAGCTCCCCGAGGCCTCTGTCCTCTGCTGTCCTGTGAAAGGCATGCCTGTGTTCCAGGATCACCCATCTCCTTTTCAAAAGTCTTCACTTTCCAGTCCCCTGAGAGGGCTGTGACATTCATTCCATGGTCTGTTTTAAGGGTCTTTGCTTGCTAAAATTAAATGTTACCAACCTCTGTCTGGCAACACAGTCAAAAAACCCCCAATGTCGCCATGgctggggatgcagctcagtggtacacTGATTGTTCCACACCACAGAAATGAGGAACAAGGGTCAAACTCCCACCCAGGATATCCAAAAGCCTGGGCCCAGGGCATCGAACTGGGGGACCAACCACTTTCTTGCTCTCCTTATCCCCACTAGGCTGCCTCCAGCATCTCATTTAAGGCTCTGTTCTTCATGTTCCCACTCATGTGGGGAAGACAGGTTAGGCTAATTTCCGCTCTTTCTCGGCAGCTATCCTACCTGGCTGGTCTCAGGACGCCCCCACTGCCTTCTGCATGTTAATTCTGACAACAGAACAGCTTTGCTGTTCCCTGGCAGGCGGTGGGTCTGCACTGTGACGCCCACTCCCAAATGCTCACAGGCTGGATGGGGACTGGGGAGTAAAGAGGGGAGCAGGTGCGGTGCCAGCAAAGGGAGTGGGGGGGCAGCTCTCAAGTGAAGGCTCACTTTGCCGATCACATATCAGCCACTGGAAAAACCCTGGGCTGCCTGACACCTGGGGCCGGTGTGGAAGATGGAGCTGCAGCTCAGAGTGTAGCCCATGACCCCCTTCCAGCCACCCATTCACCCTCACCTTGTGGGTCAGCTTTCTTGAAGGCGTTGCCAGCATCCACAAAGCTGGTGGCTGCATCGTGCTTGCTCTGGAGCTGGAGGTGCAGCTGGGCAGCCTGGCAGAAAGCATTCCCAGCAGCTAGAACACAGGAGCAGAGGGGTTCTGGCACCACGGTCCCCAAGACTTACTGCCCTAGATCTGAGGTTTGAGTGGACAGTGCTAGAGGTCACCTAACTCTCTATGGCAGGCAGGCAGCTGAGCCCCACAGAAAGAGAATATAGGTTCCTCAGCTAATGAGCTATAAAACGTCTTGGGGGagaaggctgggagtgtggcttagtggtagagtgcttgcctagcatgcatgaagccctgggttcaattcctcagcaccgcatacacagaaaaagccctaagtggtgctgtggctcaagtggcagagtgctagccttgagcaaaaagaagccaggggcagtgctcaggccaagtccaagccccaggactggcaaaaaaaaaaaaaagtggtgctgtggctcaagtggtagaagatcacccttgagcaaaagaagcacctaagttctgagtccaagccccagaattggcaaaaaaaaaaaagagttcatgtCCACATAGTGTCCATAGTGAGCCCTAGGCTCcccaagggagaggaggggaggggacatgagaggaggaagaggaaggggagggagagctcTAGCAGAGAGCACTTACCACTCCAGTTTTTGGCCATTTTGAACATGTTTGCTGCCCTGGCGTAGATTTCACATGCTTCCTCTATTTTGGATGAGCCTCTgtgggggagaagagaagggaagaaagacaaggagGCCCTTGAGGATGGTATCAAAAAGAAAGCACACGCTGTGCCCAGCAGCCTCAGAAATgtgtcaccccacccccaccccaggtccaTTTCCCTGGAAGTCCCCCACCTCAGGCCTTCAAGTCACAGTCCCCCATGCCTGCAAACAAAGGCCCAGTCTGGGGTGGGCGGGCATCCTGACCCCAACCCAGCCCTGACAGCCTCCCCACTGCCTGTCTGTGTTGTGTGTGACCAGCAGGTCCCAAGCACTCTGCAAATCCCTTGTCCAAGAGGCTGCAAAGCATTGTGGGAACCAGGCCAGCTGTAGACACCTCGCTGCTTCCCCAGTGTCTTATTAATTTTGTGCCTTGCACAGTGCCTTTGTTCTGCCACCTCAGGATGGTGTCAGTACAGTTCGGAGTAGAGCAGATACAGCGGAATACAGCCATAACCAGAAATACTACGTAAGGAGAAAAGTGTCACTGtaagatataaatataaaatgctttCCATTTGAgtaaaaagagaatgagaagaatagaatcatacatgtttatataaaCAGAATCTTTCTGGGCAGATACACACAAACTTAGTAACAGCATTTTTCTTAAGGTGGAGTCTGCAGGACTGGGGCCAGGTGTAGGAGGCAGATTTAGTCATTGTACACCCTCACTTCCACTGTTTGTGCTTTAAAACCATGTGCACATTTTATctattcaaagaaaaatatctagatTTTAATATTAGAACTTATGTTTGATCGCACTGTCAAGCAATGAATTCTATTTCTAACCATTCatcctaaaaagaaaaatcagaaaagttACAAAGACGTTCAGCACAATAGTcattcagcttgcttgttcatggctggtgttctaccacttgagccacacctccagcctggctttttactggctagCTGCAGATGGAATATCACAggtttttctgcttggactggcttagcgccttgatcctctggatctcagcctctggcacagatgggattacagatgggagccagtggtgcctgagtaactatgattacagatgtgagtcagcgGTGCCTGGGCAGCACAGCATTATTTGGAGCACAAGTAATGTGTACTTCCCAGGGAAGTGGCCCTGAACACTATGCCCCCCTACACTCACCCTGGGGCGCTCTAGCCCTAGCCCAGCCAACCAGCTGGTTATTTAGAGCCCACTCTGGGCCACGGAGAAGGAAGGAATGTTCACAGTTTCCACCATAAATTAGGTGGGGCCTGTGGACCTGGTTGTAGAACATCTCAGGGTTTCTGGAATGTCCTCTAAAATAGACACATTCACAGACTTTAATCATAGGCCTGCCCACCCCACAGATCCTAACTCCTAACTCATCTTTCCCTTTTCTGTGGGTGCCACATAGCCCTATCCAGCCAGGGCTGCCCTCTTGAATGTGTTCAGGCTCTGACAGCAGAAATGGCTGGATCCAAAGAGTAAGCCCCAGGCAGGTTTGCTCCACTCAATTCGACACAGAAGATTAGACACAACACAACAGCTTTTCAGCCTAGGCTGAAATTCTCTGATCCCAGGCTAAGCTGGCCAACCCTGTGCCTGGTCAACAGTTCTGACTATAAGGTGGAAAAGCCAGGGGATTAGCTCCTGCTCCGCCCCCAGGCTGCCTCCCTGGTCCTTGAGGCCCCTGAACATGCTGGTCCTAGCATTGCCTTGAGAGGACACAGACAATCTGAGGCCTGATCTAGAGAAAGACACCCCACCCTAAAGGAAGACCCCAAAAGAGGAAGGGGAACCTACATAGCTTTAGCTGGCGATTTATAAAAAAGCCATCTACCCATACAGACATGGGTGTACCAGGGGCAAAGACTGAAACATCTGAGATGGCAGTAAATAGATGAGAAGTCCTGGCTGGCTCAACAAGCCCTCTCATAGGCACTAcattgcaggtgtgtgtgtgtgtgtgtgtgaaggtgtgTAGGTGTGGgggtatatgtggggctggggtgcTGATGAGGGCAGGAGCTTGGAGTCACCCATGCAGACATCAAGGGGTGCTCCAGGCGGGGAGTAGTCACAGAAAAGGCAGAGTTAGAAGCAGACTTGGAGTTCAAGGAAGAGAAATGGCCCAGGATGGTGGCTGTGCATGGAGCAGCAGGCAGGAATGAAGAAGCCCTGGCTCCGGGCCTCTAGCCAGGTGGTGGAGGGTGGCTGGCTCTTCATGGCTTACATCAGGCTTCTGATTCTGGGTTGGGTGGGCTCCGGCCACCCATCTTAGGGCTCTGGAGAAGCTCACTGGGCTCCTCAGGAAGGACCTGGGTGGTGTAGCACAGGTGACAGTTGACAGTGTTTGTCAGTCCCTCCTGCACTGACCTCCTCCAAGCTGCCTCCACTGCACTCTTCATCATCCTCTCCCCCCAGCTTGCTGGGAATAGAGCAAACTGGTTTGGGCCGGCCTGGTGCAGGGCTGTCTATAATTACCCCAGttttgctctctccccctcccaacGCGGAGGAAGCAGTCTCAGGACTTGCAGGCAGAGCCAGCAGCCCCCAGCAAATGCCATATGGAGGGCTGCACGCTGCCAGGAGGGCCCAGGTGCAGGCAGGACCAGGCCAAGGGCTTTGTGCAGGGCAGGCTCGGTCCCTAGTGCATGGATTCTGCTCAGCTAATTCATTGGTGAGGCCAGAGGCAAAGGAAGCTGACTGGCATGGACCCCCGCCCAGACCCACGGAGTAGCACCAGCAGCAGAAGGCGTAGGAGAAAAGCAAAGTCTGGGTGGTGAGGATCATCACCTTTCCCCCTTTTCcgcctcctctgcctcctgattCAAACCCTGCCAGGCTGTGTGTGTCCATCTCCCCGTATTGCTGACCCTAGTAACAATGATGAAAGAATAAAGATCACATGCCACATGCCCAGCTCTAAGGCGGCCCAGATATCTCCTCTGGCTTGCCTTTACTAGAAAGAACAGGGTAGAAGAGCCTGATGGTGCCTAGAAACCTGGAAAGAACCCCTGGTGTGCTCTGCTAACTATGGGAACTTGGGCTAGTAATCCTGAGCCTGCCTCTCCATGAgggagcactggtagctcatgcctgtaatccaactactcaggagactgagatctgaagatcatagtttgaagccagcccaggtaggagagtCCATTCGGCTCTTACCTccattaaaccaccaaaaagccagaagtggtgctgtggctcaagtggcacagtgctagccttgagcaaaagaagttcaacgtcagcgcctaggccctaagttcaagctccaggactggcacaaaacaaaacaaaatgaaacaatggGCTGTGAGTAAGCAATCAAGTGAGTATGAGGAGAAGGACGATAATTGTTAAGAAGGAGGAAGCCTCATGCCACGGGTGCCAGACACCCAACATGGGACTCTAATGTTGTTGGTGGAGGTGGGAaagcagcaaagaagccaggcaggCCTGGATTCAGCACCAGCCCACCAAGAGCCACCTCATATTTCCTCCTTTGTCTCTAGGGAAGGGACCCAACACATTCCAGGCTCTCTCACAGCCAGCGTCAGAGTGGCTGTCATAGGGCAGGTGTAGTTCAATGACTGTCACAGACAGGCTGATGCAGGAATGTCCGCCTATGTCAGG
Proteins encoded in this region:
- the Napa gene encoding alpha-soluble NSF attachment protein, whose protein sequence is MDNSGKEAEAMALLAEAERKVKNSQSFFSGLFGGSSKIEEACEIYARAANMFKMAKNWSAAGNAFCQAAQLHLQLQSKHDAATSFVDAGNAFKKADPQEAINCLMRAIEIYTDMGRFTIAAKHHTSIAEIYETELVDIEKAIAHYEQSADYYKGEESNSSANKCLLKVAGYAAQLEQYQKAIDIYEQVGTSAMDSPLLKYSAKDYFFKAALCHFCIDMLNAKLAVQKYEELFPAFSDSRECKLVKKLLDAHEEQNVDSYTESVKEYDSISRLDQWLTTMLLRIKKTIQGEEEDLR